In Streptomyces durocortorensis, a genomic segment contains:
- a CDS encoding outer membrane protein assembly factor BamB family protein — protein sequence MRCFTSAAPTARCWRSAPPTGRCAGPTPSRLRGLPPLPAPKVHQGTVHVVTEQGVLHAVDSATGRKRWEFDGGSRMVTTPEAAAGRVYVCTTAESYALDAETGRPMWSIRTPGASDPVLQGDTLFHHNVSKTLYALDSRTGKRRWSFPLPSRVLLAPVVAGGVVHLADDDGTLRAVDARTGEQRWSFSGGEKASAPATVLGDTVFFAASDKGRARYHLHALSV from the coding sequence ATGAGGTGCTTTACGTCAGCCGCTCCGACGGCACGTTGCTGGCGGTCAGCACCGCCGACGGGTCGGTGCGCTGGACCTACTCCTTCGCGTTTGAGGGGTTTGCCCCCCCTGCCCGCCCCGAAGGTCCACCAGGGCACGGTCCACGTTGTGACGGAGCAGGGCGTGCTCCACGCAGTGGACAGCGCGACGGGTCGGAAACGGTGGGAATTCGACGGCGGATCGCGCATGGTGACGACCCCCGAGGCAGCGGCGGGCCGGGTCTACGTGTGCACCACCGCCGAGTCGTACGCCCTGGACGCAGAGACCGGCCGGCCCATGTGGAGCATCAGGACACCGGGGGCTTCGGACCCCGTCCTGCAGGGTGACACGCTCTTCCACCACAACGTGTCCAAGACGCTGTACGCCCTGGACAGCCGTACGGGCAAGCGGCGTTGGAGCTTCCCGCTGCCGAGCAGGGTGCTGCTCGCCCCGGTCGTCGCGGGGGGCGTGGTCCACCTCGCGGACGACGACGGAACGCTGCGGGCCGTCGACGCGCGCACCGGCGAACAGCGCTGGAGCTTCTCCGGAGGCGAAAAGGCGAGTGCGCCGGCCACCGTCCTCGGGGACACCGTGTTCTTCGCCGCTTCCGACAAGGGGCGGGCGAGGTACCACCTGCACGCCCTGTCCGTCTGA
- a CDS encoding HNH endonuclease yields the protein MGKYGDRPKNPDALLRAARKVFGTACLAWGTTRPRPELAHICDWPTVRLATESAVRGIPERIAHVGKQHRRSTFHDLGNVVPLCPNHHTLFDGNYPEFDVDTVLALRDAALRNPEVLLRVVDVIIDELRGRPNRWIGAAADGCRKYNRATDLTALITLLSWVRKGFGLGLELGEPHLVVDCVSGGQHYHVALDHGAVDHCAGDSSQCATARTRTVRDTAPQGR from the coding sequence ATGGGGAAGTACGGAGATCGGCCAAAGAATCCGGACGCGCTGCTGCGAGCCGCCAGGAAGGTGTTCGGTACAGCCTGTCTGGCGTGGGGTACGACCCGACCCCGACCGGAGCTTGCCCACATCTGCGACTGGCCGACCGTCCGTCTGGCCACGGAGAGCGCGGTCAGGGGCATTCCCGAACGGATCGCTCATGTAGGCAAGCAGCATCGGCGCAGCACGTTCCACGACCTTGGCAATGTCGTGCCACTCTGCCCCAACCACCACACCTTGTTCGACGGCAACTATCCCGAGTTCGACGTCGACACGGTTCTGGCCCTGCGTGACGCGGCCTTGCGTAATCCGGAGGTCCTGCTCCGCGTGGTCGATGTCATCATCGACGAACTGCGGGGCCGCCCCAACCGGTGGATCGGCGCGGCCGCGGACGGCTGCCGGAAGTACAACCGGGCAACCGATCTCACAGCCCTGATCACCTTGCTGTCGTGGGTCCGCAAGGGCTTCGGGCTCGGCCTCGAACTCGGAGAGCCCCACCTCGTCGTCGACTGTGTCTCCGGAGGGCAGCATTACCACGTTGCCCTAGACCACGGAGCTGTGGACCACTGCGCCGGGGACAGCAGCCAGTGCGCCACGGCTCGCACGCGGACGGTACGCGACACGGCCCCGCAGGGCCGCTGA
- a CDS encoding class I SAM-dependent methyltransferase, translating into MSHAPSDFADVGGAYAAYSSGGRGRLRHDITARRVLAELGGGPARVLDVGCGDGEMVWRLAAAGHQVTGVERSAGMLSAAAERIAAAPELAERVTLVEGDIDALPFADDSFDAVCCHSVVMYLPDSIAPTAHFFGGSGGI; encoded by the coding sequence ATGAGCCATGCGCCCTCCGACTTCGCGGACGTGGGTGGTGCGTACGCCGCCTACTCCAGCGGCGGCCGCGGTCGGCTGCGGCACGACATCACCGCCCGCCGGGTTCTCGCCGAGCTCGGCGGTGGCCCGGCGCGGGTCCTGGACGTGGGGTGTGGCGACGGGGAGATGGTGTGGCGCCTGGCGGCCGCCGGACACCAGGTCACCGGCGTGGAGAGGTCCGCCGGCATGCTCAGCGCCGCAGCCGAACGGATCGCCGCCGCCCCGGAGCTCGCCGAGCGGGTGACCCTGGTCGAGGGCGACATCGACGCACTGCCCTTCGCCGACGACTCGTTCGACGCGGTGTGCTGCCACAGCGTCGTGATGTACCTGCCCGACTCCATCGCCCCCACCGCTCACTTTTTCGGAGGCTCCGGAGGCATATGA
- a CDS encoding NUDIX hydrolase, with the protein MTRHRPPADVGAVTGAQPVSSWVPPQVYADSLLRAAAYVCLYVTDENDRPLQLHSVYSPGHPWHMIGGAIDLGERPWDAVVRECREETGMTAVGPPRLLATVYGQPRARRPYSTRCS; encoded by the coding sequence ATGACCCGCCACCGCCCACCTGCCGACGTCGGCGCGGTGACCGGTGCGCAGCCGGTCTCCTCGTGGGTGCCACCGCAGGTCTACGCCGATTCACTGCTCCGGGCGGCCGCCTACGTGTGCCTCTACGTCACCGACGAGAACGACCGGCCACTCCAGCTGCACTCCGTCTACTCCCCCGGCCACCCCTGGCACATGATCGGCGGCGCGATCGATCTGGGCGAGCGGCCCTGGGACGCGGTGGTACGCGAGTGCCGGGAAGAGACCGGCATGACCGCTGTGGGTCCACCCCGGCTGCTGGCCACCGTGTACGGCCAGCCCCGGGCGCGACGTCCGTACAGCACGCGCTGCAGCTGA
- a CDS encoding peptidoglycan-binding domain-containing protein → MKLKLAALGAATVMLTGLGAAAPAAVAAPKAGPVAVQEAEFGALAAYCSSSKTISKSTTTYIHLPATSGGSITCEMSQGANGIHVKKLQRALVLCYGRSIAIDGAFGPATYSALKYAQGKAGTAADGIYGPNTRDAIKWPRFYKSNNNFTGYCAKR, encoded by the coding sequence ATGAAGCTCAAGCTCGCGGCACTCGGGGCCGCAACGGTCATGCTCACCGGACTGGGGGCCGCGGCCCCGGCCGCCGTCGCCGCGCCCAAGGCCGGACCGGTCGCCGTACAGGAGGCGGAGTTCGGCGCGCTGGCCGCCTACTGCTCCTCGTCGAAGACGATCTCGAAGTCGACCACCACCTACATCCACCTCCCCGCCACCAGCGGTGGAAGCATCACCTGCGAGATGTCCCAGGGCGCCAACGGCATCCACGTCAAGAAGCTGCAGCGAGCGCTGGTCCTGTGTTACGGGCGAAGCATCGCCATCGACGGGGCCTTCGGCCCGGCGACCTATTCGGCTCTCAAGTACGCGCAGGGCAAGGCAGGCACCGCGGCTGACGGAATCTACGGCCCGAACACCCGCGACGCGATCAAGTGGCCGCGGTTCTACAAGAGCAACAACAACTTCACCGGTTACTGCGCCAAGCGCTGA
- a CDS encoding helix-turn-helix domain-containing protein: MLRVHFSDADLGRTQVAAAPDPLWEIATSLHRFQVRDGRWAYAQWHRSVRAHLGEKGLERAFRTVLLPLFPRAAYFPDFLTPVQAGQGLDAGLDAILATPPRRILEEVAILDRVVGAPSWAPRLAETQTRLELVRVLRAYHEVAIAPYSEHIQAHIDAERSARCRGLLDGGVEGMLAGLSSTMRWQRPVLHVEYPPEDRDLWLGGRGIKLVPSYFSWRAPTSLADPGLPPVLCYPVLREPPAPPPDTEGPAAAPLTALLGRARAAALCAVAAGATTGEIARAAGVSASSASRHATALRDAGLITSSRHAATVLHTLTPVGASVLRAGTRTAEA; encoded by the coding sequence ATGCTCCGCGTCCACTTCAGCGACGCCGACCTGGGCAGAACACAGGTGGCCGCCGCGCCGGATCCGCTCTGGGAGATCGCCACCAGCCTGCACCGTTTCCAGGTACGGGACGGCCGCTGGGCCTACGCGCAATGGCACAGGTCCGTCCGTGCCCACCTGGGGGAGAAGGGGCTCGAACGCGCCTTTCGTACCGTGCTGTTACCGCTCTTCCCGAGGGCCGCCTACTTTCCGGACTTCCTGACTCCGGTCCAGGCGGGCCAGGGCTTGGACGCCGGGCTCGACGCCATCCTGGCCACACCACCCCGTCGGATCCTGGAGGAAGTGGCCATCCTCGACCGCGTGGTCGGAGCCCCTTCCTGGGCCCCGCGACTGGCCGAGACGCAGACGCGCCTCGAACTCGTGCGGGTGCTGCGCGCCTATCACGAGGTCGCCATCGCCCCGTACAGCGAACACATCCAGGCCCACATCGACGCCGAACGGTCGGCGCGCTGCCGAGGGCTTCTGGACGGCGGTGTCGAGGGGATGCTGGCCGGCCTCAGCTCCACGATGCGCTGGCAACGGCCCGTCCTGCACGTCGAATACCCGCCGGAGGACCGGGATCTGTGGCTGGGCGGCCGGGGGATCAAGCTCGTCCCGTCGTACTTCTCCTGGCGCGCGCCGACCAGTCTCGCCGACCCCGGGCTGCCGCCGGTCCTGTGCTACCCGGTGCTCCGCGAACCGCCCGCCCCGCCGCCGGACACCGAGGGCCCCGCGGCCGCACCTCTGACGGCCCTCCTGGGGCGGGCCCGGGCCGCCGCGCTGTGCGCCGTGGCCGCGGGCGCCACGACCGGGGAGATCGCCCGTGCTGCCGGGGTGTCCGCGTCCTCTGCCAGCCGGCATGCCACCGCGCTGCGCGACGCGGGGCTCATCACCAGCAGCCGGCATGCCGCGACCGTGCTGCACACCCTCACTCCGGTCGGGGCGTCCGTACTCCGTGCCGGTACGCGCACGGCGGAGGCGTGA
- a CDS encoding transposase family protein, with translation MVSRTVLAHQVFTGVSRGHLASLVEELAGPWQAVVEGRRHEARGGARKREAGAGVRHWLVFVDRLVATLVHLRHDLPHVALGLLFGVDRSTITRAIGEIRGLLAERGCAVPDRPGLRLRTPADVFAYAQAEGIELRLDATEVQVRRPPASRGGRRAFVSGKKKQNTMKATVVADHEGRRLWTDALRPGRMHDATAARNEGIGTCFQHFRDVEVLLDDGYLGLRRDHPGQAVTPPRKGNKISPPEVLEARLQARHRHSSMRITVEHALADHKRWKQLVRWTHRRENLPATYRAMAGLVSDRNTTG, from the coding sequence ATGGTCAGTCGGACGGTTCTCGCGCATCAGGTGTTCACGGGAGTCTCGCGGGGCCATCTTGCTTCTCTGGTTGAGGAGTTGGCCGGCCCGTGGCAGGCCGTGGTCGAGGGGCGTCGTCACGAAGCTCGCGGCGGGGCCAGGAAGCGTGAGGCAGGAGCCGGTGTCCGGCATTGGCTGGTGTTCGTCGACCGGCTCGTGGCCACGTTGGTTCACTTGCGGCACGATCTGCCGCATGTGGCGTTGGGGCTGCTGTTCGGCGTCGACCGCTCCACCATCACCCGTGCGATCGGCGAGATACGAGGGCTGCTGGCAGAGCGGGGATGCGCGGTCCCAGACCGGCCCGGCCTGAGGCTGCGAACCCCGGCGGATGTGTTCGCATACGCCCAGGCCGAAGGTATCGAGCTGCGGCTGGACGCCACCGAGGTCCAGGTCCGCCGGCCCCCGGCCAGCCGCGGCGGACGCCGTGCTTTCGTCTCGGGGAAGAAGAAGCAGAACACGATGAAGGCCACTGTCGTCGCCGACCATGAGGGCCGCAGGCTCTGGACCGATGCCCTGCGACCAGGGCGGATGCATGACGCGACCGCCGCACGCAACGAAGGCATCGGTACCTGTTTCCAGCACTTTCGCGACGTCGAAGTGCTCCTGGACGACGGCTACCTCGGACTCCGTCGCGATCATCCCGGCCAAGCGGTGACCCCGCCCAGGAAGGGAAACAAGATCAGCCCGCCCGAGGTCCTCGAAGCCCGCCTACAAGCCCGGCACCGGCACTCCTCGATGCGCATCACCGTCGAACACGCCCTCGCCGACCACAAACGCTGGAAGCAACTGGTCCGCTGGACCCACCGCCGAGAGAACCTGCCCGCCACCTACCGGGCCATGGCAGGCCTCGTCTCCGACCGCAACACCACCGGCTGA